In Tessaracoccus flavus, the following are encoded in one genomic region:
- a CDS encoding TetR/AcrR family transcriptional regulator: protein MTRAAPMPPDERRASLIDATLPLLLQHGPSLTTRQVAEAAGVAEGTIFRAFNSLPDLIDATTREAMSAERLTRELDSLELGDTLDEKVTTTLELFTTRFARIRTLLMAAHAREHHTSECMRDELASRRAELDAWLTSRFAVHADELCTSPETLVSYLRTLAHGHALTLPPSPLSTADLTRLALHGARKEQ from the coding sequence GTGACCCGCGCTGCCCCCATGCCCCCCGACGAGCGTCGGGCGTCTCTCATCGACGCGACGCTCCCGCTCCTTCTCCAACACGGACCCTCGCTCACCACCAGGCAGGTGGCCGAGGCCGCCGGCGTCGCGGAGGGGACAATCTTCCGGGCGTTCAACTCTCTACCCGACCTCATCGACGCCACCACGCGGGAGGCCATGTCGGCCGAACGACTGACGCGCGAGCTGGATTCCCTGGAGCTCGGCGACACCCTGGACGAGAAGGTCACCACCACCCTCGAGCTCTTCACCACCAGGTTCGCCCGCATCCGCACGCTGCTGATGGCCGCCCACGCCCGCGAGCACCACACCTCCGAGTGCATGCGCGACGAGCTGGCCTCGCGCCGCGCCGAGCTCGACGCTTGGCTCACGAGCCGCTTCGCCGTCCACGCCGACGAGCTCTGCACCTCGCCCGAGACGCTTGTCAGCTATCTCAGGACGCTCGCCCACGGCCACGCCCTCACGCTGCCCCCCTCTCCCCTCTCCACCGCCGACCTCACGCGCCTTGCCCTGCACGGTGCCAGGAAGGAGCAGTAG
- a CDS encoding ABC transporter ATP-binding protein, giving the protein MLKRLARLINRYIRPYWGLLSIVIVLQTIATIMSLYLPTLNARIIDEGVVVGDTGFIWGTGGIMLILSAVQGAAQIGAVWAGANAAMQFGRDVRGAIFERTLSFSAREMNKFGAPSLITRNTNDVQQVQMLVLMTCIMLVSAPITMVGGVVMALREDAGLSWIILAAVVILGAGITVLILNMGPLFEVMQKRIDTLNRVLREQITGIRVVRAFVREPHEAKRFEKANAELVDTTTTVGRLMAFLFPFVGFIMNISTVAVMWFGGFRIESGDIQVGQLTAFIAYLMQILISVMMTTMLLVMAPRAAVCADRIMEVLDTESSVAPPREPAVTPPAGGSVVFDRVTFSYPGAEAPVLRDVSFELTPGTTTAIIGSTGAGKSTLVSLVPRLFDTTSGQVFVDGVDVRHYNPDDLWARVGLVPQKPYLFSGTIASNLRYGKPDATDDELWEALRIAQADDFVRDKDGQLEASVSQGGTNVSGGQRQRLAIARALVKKPSIYVFDDSFSALDVTTDARLRAALKQVTADAAVLVVAQRVSTITGADLILVIDDGEIIGRGTHDELLRTNPTYQEIVESQLSAEETAA; this is encoded by the coding sequence ATGCTCAAACGACTGGCGCGGCTCATCAACCGCTACATCCGCCCCTACTGGGGCCTGCTCTCCATCGTCATCGTGCTGCAGACAATCGCCACGATCATGAGCCTGTACCTCCCCACCCTCAACGCCCGCATCATCGACGAGGGCGTCGTCGTCGGCGACACCGGCTTCATCTGGGGCACCGGCGGGATCATGCTGATCCTCTCGGCCGTCCAGGGCGCCGCCCAGATCGGTGCCGTGTGGGCCGGCGCGAACGCCGCCATGCAGTTCGGGCGCGACGTCCGCGGCGCCATCTTCGAGCGCACACTGTCGTTCTCCGCGCGCGAGATGAACAAGTTCGGCGCACCCAGCCTCATCACCCGCAACACCAACGACGTGCAGCAGGTGCAGATGCTCGTGCTGATGACCTGCATCATGCTGGTGTCAGCCCCCATCACGATGGTGGGCGGCGTCGTCATGGCGCTGCGCGAGGACGCCGGGCTGAGCTGGATCATCCTGGCCGCCGTCGTCATCCTCGGCGCTGGCATCACCGTGCTGATCCTCAACATGGGCCCACTGTTCGAGGTCATGCAGAAGCGCATCGACACGCTCAACCGCGTCCTGCGCGAGCAGATCACCGGCATCCGCGTGGTGCGCGCGTTCGTCCGCGAACCGCACGAGGCGAAGCGCTTCGAGAAGGCCAATGCCGAACTGGTCGACACCACCACGACGGTCGGCCGCCTCATGGCGTTCCTGTTCCCGTTCGTCGGTTTCATCATGAACATCTCCACCGTCGCGGTGATGTGGTTCGGCGGCTTCCGCATCGAATCCGGCGACATCCAGGTGGGCCAGCTCACCGCCTTCATCGCCTACCTCATGCAGATCCTCATCTCCGTGATGATGACGACGATGCTGCTGGTCATGGCGCCCCGCGCGGCCGTGTGCGCCGACCGGATCATGGAGGTGCTCGACACCGAGAGCTCCGTCGCCCCGCCGCGCGAGCCCGCCGTCACCCCTCCCGCCGGGGGGTCCGTGGTCTTCGATCGCGTGACCTTCTCCTACCCCGGGGCCGAGGCTCCGGTGCTGCGGGACGTGTCGTTCGAGCTGACCCCCGGCACGACGACGGCCATCATCGGCTCGACGGGCGCCGGGAAGTCGACGCTCGTGAGCCTCGTGCCCCGCCTGTTCGACACCACGAGCGGCCAGGTCTTCGTCGACGGCGTCGACGTGCGCCACTACAACCCTGACGACCTGTGGGCCCGGGTCGGCCTCGTGCCCCAGAAGCCCTACCTCTTCTCCGGCACCATCGCCAGCAACCTTCGCTACGGCAAGCCGGACGCCACCGACGACGAGCTGTGGGAGGCACTGCGCATCGCCCAGGCCGACGACTTCGTCCGCGACAAGGACGGCCAGCTCGAGGCGTCGGTCTCGCAGGGCGGCACGAACGTCTCGGGCGGGCAACGACAGCGCCTCGCGATCGCGCGGGCGCTGGTGAAGAAGCCGAGCATCTACGTCTTCGACGACTCCTTCTCGGCCCTCGACGTCACCACCGACGCCCGCCTGCGGGCAGCGCTGAAGCAGGTGACGGCCGACGCGGCGGTGCTCGTCGTGGCCCAGCGCGTGTCGACCATCACCGGCGCCGACCTCATCCTCGTCATCGACGACGGCGAGATCATCGGGCGCGGCACGCACGACGAGCTGCTGCGCACCAACCCGACCTACCAGGAGATCGTCGAATCCCAGCTGAGCGCAGAGGAGACGGCGGCATGA
- a CDS encoding ABC transporter ATP-binding protein: MSEKTTPTTDATAPIKANPRPEHGPARMGRGPGHGMGGTGEKAANFKVSVRRLLGHLRPQRASIGFAITLGVLSVALAVVGPKILGRATDLLLAGFLARQLPPGLTREQAIAGAEAEGNGDFADLLRRLDFTPGQGIDFDAIGSVLLLVLVLYVVSFIFSYVQGWVLNGAVQRSIYQMRQEVSAKLDRLPLRYYDKQPRGEVLSRVTNDIDNVSQTLQQTLSQLLNSLLMVIGVLIMMFYISPMLAIVALVSVPIAMVVVGVIGKRSQKLFAQNWKSTGELNAHIEEAFTGHSLVKVFGRQREVQEEFRRRNQELYQAGFGAQFISGIIMPVMFFVGNLNYVVIAVLGGLRVASGQMNIGDVQAFIQYSRQFTQPLTQVASMANLLQSGVASAERVFELLDADEMTDEPDGELTVSRGEVIFDDVSFSYSPDKPLIHGLSLTAAPGQAVAIVGPTGAGKTTLVNLIMRFYDLDSGRILIDGVDISSVARGELRGNIGMVLQDTWLFGGTIRDNIAYGRPTASEDEILEAATATFVDRFVHSLPDGYDTIIDEEGSNVSAGEKQLITIARAFLADPSLLILDEATSSVDTRTELLVQHAMAALRTGRTSFVIAHRLSTIRDADLILVMEDGAIVEQGTHEELIAAEGAYYDLYQSQFAAAIEG, translated from the coding sequence ATGAGCGAGAAGACCACGCCAACCACGGACGCGACCGCACCGATCAAGGCCAACCCCCGCCCCGAGCACGGACCCGCCCGCATGGGGCGCGGCCCCGGCCACGGCATGGGCGGCACGGGCGAGAAGGCGGCCAACTTCAAGGTGTCGGTGCGCCGGCTGCTCGGGCACCTCCGCCCCCAGCGGGCGTCGATCGGCTTCGCGATCACCCTTGGTGTGCTGTCGGTGGCGCTCGCCGTCGTCGGCCCCAAGATCCTCGGCCGCGCGACCGACCTCCTGCTCGCCGGGTTCCTGGCCCGCCAGCTGCCGCCCGGCCTCACGCGGGAACAGGCCATCGCGGGTGCCGAGGCGGAGGGCAACGGCGACTTCGCCGACCTGCTGCGCCGTCTCGACTTCACGCCCGGCCAGGGCATCGACTTCGACGCCATCGGATCGGTGTTGCTGCTGGTGCTCGTGCTCTACGTCGTGAGCTTCATCTTCAGCTACGTGCAGGGCTGGGTGCTCAACGGCGCCGTCCAGCGATCGATCTACCAGATGCGCCAGGAGGTCTCCGCGAAGCTTGACCGGCTGCCGCTGCGCTACTACGACAAGCAGCCCCGCGGGGAGGTGCTGAGCCGCGTCACCAACGACATCGACAACGTGTCGCAGACGCTGCAGCAGACGCTTTCGCAGCTGCTCAACTCGCTGCTCATGGTGATCGGCGTGCTCATCATGATGTTCTACATCTCGCCGATGCTCGCCATCGTCGCGCTGGTGTCGGTCCCCATCGCGATGGTCGTCGTCGGCGTGATCGGCAAGCGGTCGCAGAAGCTGTTCGCGCAGAACTGGAAGTCGACCGGAGAACTCAACGCCCACATCGAGGAGGCCTTCACTGGTCACTCGCTGGTCAAGGTGTTCGGGCGTCAGCGCGAGGTCCAGGAGGAGTTCCGGCGCCGCAACCAGGAGCTCTACCAGGCGGGCTTCGGGGCGCAGTTCATCAGCGGCATCATCATGCCGGTGATGTTCTTCGTCGGGAACCTCAACTACGTCGTCATCGCCGTCCTCGGCGGGCTGCGCGTGGCCTCGGGTCAGATGAACATCGGCGACGTGCAGGCGTTCATCCAGTACTCCCGGCAGTTCACCCAGCCGCTGACGCAGGTGGCGTCGATGGCGAACCTGCTGCAGTCGGGCGTCGCGTCTGCCGAGCGCGTGTTCGAGCTGCTCGACGCCGACGAGATGACCGACGAGCCCGACGGCGAACTGACCGTCTCCCGCGGCGAGGTCATCTTCGACGACGTCAGCTTCTCGTACTCGCCTGACAAGCCCCTCATCCATGGCCTCAGCCTGACGGCGGCCCCCGGCCAGGCGGTCGCCATCGTCGGCCCCACCGGCGCGGGCAAGACGACGCTGGTGAACCTCATCATGCGGTTCTACGACCTCGACTCCGGGCGGATCCTCATCGACGGCGTCGACATCTCGTCGGTCGCGCGCGGGGAACTGCGCGGCAACATCGGGATGGTGCTGCAGGACACGTGGCTGTTCGGCGGCACGATCCGCGACAACATCGCCTACGGCCGCCCGACGGCGAGCGAGGACGAGATCCTCGAGGCGGCCACCGCCACGTTCGTCGACCGCTTCGTCCACTCGCTGCCCGACGGCTACGACACGATCATCGACGAGGAGGGCTCCAACGTCTCGGCCGGCGAGAAGCAGCTCATCACGATCGCGCGGGCCTTCCTCGCCGACCCGAGCCTGCTCATCCTCGACGAGGCCACGTCGTCGGTGGACACCCGCACCGAACTGCTGGTGCAGCACGCGATGGCGGCGCTCCGGACCGGGCGCACGTCGTTCGTCATCGCGCACCGGCTCTCCACCATCCGAGACGCCGACCTCATCCTCGTCATGGAGGACGGCGCCATCGTCGAGCAGGGCACCCACGAGGAGCTCATCGCGGCCGAGGGCGCGTACTACGACCTCTACCAGTCGCAGTTCGCGGCGGCGATCGAGGGCTGA
- a CDS encoding ROK family transcriptional regulator, which yields MANTEVEVGVARQGSLRANNLSLAARFIYRSATPVARVDVANATGMTRSTASRLVDDLVSGGIVSESAPTLTNRRGRPAVPLRPAAGTLVALGLEINVTHMAARLVDLTGDVIDAADEMGDFIGADPAELSARLARMGRQVLDARPEGTRLAAIRVALPGLVDSTTNVLLRAPNLSWHNIAAGELLREAGLTEVGEVDFGVANEADCAAFYVGHDAPGRPSAFNDFLYLSGETGIGSALLRSGRVALGTRGWAGEIGHVCISPDGPLCRCGARGCLERYAGTGALIERAGVDDISDFQALVAAGDHDALISLDEAGRALGIALSNALNLLDETTIVLGGDLALFIDHYRPLIERELETRHLARAFVDVQLSAATPDHAAPALGAAYSGLDRVLAEPSRWCDA from the coding sequence ATGGCCAATACAGAGGTGGAAGTCGGGGTCGCCCGGCAGGGCAGCCTGCGCGCGAACAACCTGTCGCTCGCGGCACGCTTCATTTACCGCTCGGCCACGCCCGTCGCGCGGGTTGACGTCGCCAACGCCACCGGCATGACCCGATCGACGGCGTCGCGCCTGGTCGACGACCTCGTCTCGGGCGGGATTGTCAGCGAGTCGGCGCCGACGCTCACCAACCGTCGCGGACGTCCCGCCGTCCCGCTGCGCCCCGCCGCCGGGACGCTGGTCGCGCTCGGGCTTGAGATCAACGTCACCCACATGGCCGCGCGCCTCGTTGATCTGACCGGCGACGTCATCGATGCCGCTGACGAGATGGGCGACTTCATCGGTGCCGATCCGGCGGAACTGTCCGCGCGGCTCGCCCGCATGGGGCGCCAGGTGCTCGACGCCCGCCCCGAAGGAACTCGGCTGGCGGCCATTCGGGTCGCGCTGCCCGGACTCGTGGACTCGACGACCAACGTGCTGCTCCGGGCCCCCAACCTCTCCTGGCACAACATCGCGGCGGGGGAACTACTCCGCGAGGCGGGCCTGACGGAGGTGGGCGAGGTCGACTTCGGCGTGGCCAACGAGGCCGACTGCGCCGCCTTCTACGTCGGCCACGACGCGCCCGGCCGGCCGTCGGCCTTCAACGACTTCCTCTACCTCTCCGGCGAGACCGGCATCGGCTCGGCACTACTGCGCAGCGGCCGTGTGGCGCTCGGCACCCGCGGCTGGGCGGGCGAGATCGGCCACGTCTGCATCTCCCCCGACGGCCCGCTCTGCCGTTGTGGTGCGCGCGGCTGCCTCGAGCGCTACGCCGGGACCGGCGCCCTCATCGAGCGCGCCGGCGTCGACGACATCAGCGACTTCCAGGCCCTTGTCGCTGCCGGGGACCACGACGCGCTCATCTCGCTCGACGAGGCCGGGCGGGCGCTCGGGATTGCCCTGTCCAACGCTCTCAACCTGCTCGACGAGACGACCATCGTGCTGGGCGGCGACCTCGCGCTCTTCATCGACCACTACCGCCCGCTCATCGAGCGCGAACTGGAGACGCGTCACCTGGCCCGCGCCTTCGTCGACGTGCAGCTGTCGGCCGCCACGCCGGACCACGCCGCCCCGGCCCTCGGGGCGGCCTACAGCGGACTCGACCGCGTGCTCGCCGAGCCCTCTCGCTGGTGCGACGCTTGA
- a CDS encoding VOC family protein yields the protein MTLASSTHMGRLELRVRDLGKQLTFYTEGVGLTPLADDAGAVTLGLGSTPVVRLTEAPDLRPARRNEAGLFHTAVVFDQLPALASSLVSMYQRYPETYAGTGDHLVSQAFYFTDPEGNGVELYHDRPREEWIWRGGQVQMATLYIDPNEFVATHLGEADPVDLSTASGTLGHVHLQVGDVPTAKSFYVDALGFEQTFELAGSALFVAAGGYHHHMAMNVWNSQGAGPRQNTLGMGVVDIVVPTAEEIAKADERLRFAGHTPTFDGRTLTVLDPWRNELRLSVG from the coding sequence ATGACTCTCGCATCCAGCACGCACATGGGCCGCCTCGAGCTGCGCGTCCGCGACCTCGGGAAACAGCTCACCTTCTACACCGAGGGCGTCGGGCTCACCCCGCTGGCCGACGACGCGGGCGCGGTGACGCTGGGCCTCGGGAGCACCCCGGTGGTGCGGCTGACTGAGGCGCCGGACCTGCGTCCGGCACGGCGCAACGAGGCGGGGCTGTTCCACACCGCCGTCGTGTTTGACCAGTTGCCTGCGCTGGCGTCGTCGCTGGTCAGCATGTACCAGAGGTACCCCGAGACCTACGCCGGGACGGGCGACCACCTGGTCTCGCAGGCGTTCTACTTCACCGATCCCGAAGGCAACGGCGTGGAGCTCTACCACGACCGCCCGCGCGAGGAGTGGATCTGGCGGGGCGGCCAGGTGCAGATGGCCACTCTGTACATCGACCCGAACGAGTTCGTCGCCACGCATCTCGGTGAGGCCGACCCCGTCGACCTGTCCACCGCCAGCGGAACCCTCGGCCACGTCCACCTTCAGGTGGGCGACGTCCCGACGGCGAAGAGCTTCTACGTCGACGCGTTGGGCTTCGAGCAGACCTTCGAGCTCGCCGGCTCCGCGCTGTTCGTCGCCGCCGGCGGCTACCACCACCACATGGCGATGAACGTCTGGAACTCTCAGGGCGCCGGGCCGCGCCAGAACACGCTCGGCATGGGCGTCGTCGACATCGTCGTCCCGACTGCCGAGGAAATCGCCAAGGCCGACGAGCGCCTTCGCTTCGCCGGCCACACCCCCACCTTCGATGGCCGGACCCTCACCGTTCTCGACCCCTGGCGAAACGAGCTCCGGCTGAGCGTGGGCTAG